Proteins found in one Quercus robur chromosome 2, dhQueRobu3.1, whole genome shotgun sequence genomic segment:
- the LOC126695573 gene encoding uncharacterized protein LOC126695573, translating to MAIYSKDEALMCKAFPSSLGPVVMRWFNGLGANSIESFKKLTWAFGALFITCSRVPRPLGSLLTMSMREGETLKTYSDRYWEMFNEIEGKNDDVAITIFKAGLPADHDLRKSLTGKPVTSVHQLMDRIDKYRRVEEDQLQGKGKAKVIPQERGDFSSDHYNSDRPRKDFVGQSGSADTQVVNAIFREPVQQVLEKIKNEPFFKWPNKMAGEPRKRNPNLYCHYHQDHGHTTENCRNLWNHLEQLVREGKLK from the coding sequence ATGGCTATCTACTCCAAGGacgaggctttgatgtgcaaggCTTTTCCATCAAGTTTGGGTCCGGTggtgatgagatggttcaacggcTTAGGGGCCAATTCTATTGAATCTTTCAAAAAACTGACCTGGGCTTTTGGTGCTCTTTTTATTACATgcagcagggttcctcggcctttgggatcTTTGTTGACTATGTCTATGCGAGAGGGCGAGACTCTCAAGACTTATTCTGAtaggtactgggaaatgtttaatgaaatagaagGAAAGAACGATGATGTGGCCATAACCATTTTCAAAGCTGGCCTCCCAGCCGATCACgatttaaggaaatccctgACGGGTAAACCTGTTACCAGTGTACACCAATTGATGGACAGGATAGATAAGTACAGAAGGGTAGAGGAGGATCAACTTCAGGGAAAAGGGAAGGCCAAGgtaatccctcaggagaggGGGGATTTCAGTTCGGACCATTATAACAGTGACCGACCCCGGAAGGACTTTGTCGGGCAGTCGGGTTCTGCGGACACACAGGTGGTTAATGCAATATTTCGAGAGCCAGTGCagcaggttttggagaagataaagaatgaaCCCTTTttcaaatggccgaacaagatggcggGAGAGCCTAGGAAACGCAACCCGAACTtatattgccactatcatcaagATCATGGGCACACGACAGAAAATTGCAGGAATTTATGGAACCACTTGGAACAGTTGGTTCGAGAAGGGAAATTAAAGTAA
- the LOC126695580 gene encoding uncharacterized protein LOC126695580 gives MVGTIQPHDDALVVTLRIGGYDVRRVMVDQGSAVDIMYPDLYKGLGLKPEDLTTYNSPLVSFEGRMVVPKGLIRLPVQTGTDVVEVDFIVVDVFSPYMAIMGKPWLHTLKAVSSTLHQKVKYPFGGQVLEIVGSQAPARQCLVAAIQHRPEAETSATADNGL, from the coding sequence ATggttggaaccatacagccccatgatgatgctttggtggtcacgCTGAGAATTGGTGGGTACGATGTCAGAAGGGTGATGGTAGATCAAGGTAGCGCTGTGGATATAATGTATCCagacttgtataaggggctaGGTCTGAAGCCAGAGGATTTAACAACCTACAACTCCCCTCTAGTAAGTTTTGAGGGAAGGATGGTCGTTCCCAAAGGATTGATCAGACTACCTGTGCAAACAGGTacggatgtggtggaggtggactttatTGTCGTAGACGTTTTCTCTCCATACATGGCTATTATGGGCAAaccttggcttcataccctTAAAGCGGTTTCGTCTACTTTGCATCAGAAAGTGAAGTATCCATTCGGAGGTCAAGTGTTGGAAATAGTAGGGAGTCAGGCGCCTGCTCGACAATGCCTAGTAGCGGCTATACAGCATCGGCCAGAGGCAGAAACCTCGGCCACGGCCGATAATGGATTATAG
- the LOC126712665 gene encoding galactan beta-1,4-galactosyltransferase GALS1, translating to MRKESPPPSVPGGKLFSFFETKTLVATLLALTLVMLMWNLPPYYQNLLSTTRVSCSATTTTTTTLTATTPNVSLTNFSTTPVAEQKYSTSTSTPKSNDPNKRVFQTFGSAAALFVLMGAYRGGPRTFAVVGLASKPTHVYGHPWYKCEWISNNGSSIRAKAYKMLPDWGYGHVYTVVVVNCTFPDNPNWDNLGGKLTINAYYNESPRRYEKFTALEEAPGSYDESKYHPPYQYEYLYCGSSLYGSLSASRIREWMAYHAWFFGPKSHFVFHDADGISPEVRAALEPWVRAGRATVQDIKGQAEFDGYYYNQFMVVNDCLHRYRHSANWTFYFDVDEYIYLPDGNTLESVLNEFSDYTQFTIEQNPMSSVLCLNDSTRDYSSEWGFEKLLFRDSITGIRRDRKYAIQAKNAYATGVHMSENVIGKTLHKTETKIRYYHYHNSISVQGEPCREFLPPSAKNNVTWYNKIPYVYDDNMKKLADTIKEFERKTIGNVVQL from the exons atgagGAAAGAATCACCGCCGCCCTCAGTTCCCGGCGGCAAATTGTTCAGCTTCTTCGAAACCAAAACCTTAGTAGCCACATTACTTGCTCTGACACTAGTCATGCTCATGTGGAACCTCCCTCCTTACTACCAAAACCTCCTCTCCACCACTCGCGTTTCTTGctccgccaccaccaccaccaccaccaccttaACCGCCACCACACCCAACGTTTCCTTAACTAACTTTTCAACTACCCCAGTTGCTGAACAAAAGTACTCAACCTCAACTTCAACACCCAAGAGTAACGACCCCAATAAGCGAGTCTTCCAGACTTTTGGTAGTGCCGCTGCTCTCTTTGTCCTAATGGGTGCTTACCGCGGTGGGCCTCGGACTTTTGCGGTGGTGGGTTTAGCCTCCAAGCCCACTCACGTTTATGGTCACCCATGGTACAAATGCGAGTGGATCTCTAACAATGGGTCTTCCATTAGAGCTAAAGCTTATAAGATGCTTCCAGATTGGGGTTATGGCCATGTCTACactgttgttgttgtcaattgTACTTTTCCAGACAATCCCAATTGGGACAACTTGGGTGGGAAGCTCACAATCAATGCGTACTACAACGAGTCTCCGAGGAGGTACGAGAAATTCACTGCCTTGGAAGAAGCACCGGGTTCTTACGACGAGTCCAAGTACCACCCACCTTATCAGTACGAGTATTTGTATTGTGGGTCATCTTTGTACGGGAGTTTAAGTGCTTCTAGGATCAGAGAATGGATGGCTTACCACGCTTGGTTTTTCGGACCCAAGTCCCATTTCGTGTTTCACGATGCGGATGGGATTTCACCTGAGGTTAGAGCCGCACTGGAGCCATGGGTGCGAGCTGGGAGAGCCACGGTTCAAGATATTAAGGGCCAGGCCGAGTTTGATGGGTATTACTATAACCAATTCATGGTGGTGAATGATTGTCTACATCGGTACCGACACTCTGCTAATTGGACTTTTTACTTTGATGTGGATGAGTATATCTATTTGCCTGACGGGAATACGCTAGAATCTGTGCTCAATGAGTTCTCAGATTATACTCAGTTCACTATTGAGCAGAATCCAATGTCTAGTGTGCTCTGCTTGAATGATTCCACTCGCGATTATTCTAG TGAATGGGGATTTGAGAAGCTACTATTCAGAGACTCAATTACTGGGATTCGAAGGGATCGGAAATACGCAATTCAGGCTAAGAATGCGTACGCCACGGGTGTACACATGTCCGAGAATGTAATTGGGAAGACATTGCACAAGACCGAAACAAAGATCAGATATTATCACTACCACAACTCCATTTCGGTACAAGGTGAACCGTGCAGGGAATTTCTACCACCATCGGCGAAGAACAATGTGACATGGTACAACAAGATACCTTATGTTTACGATGATAATATGAAGAAACTTGCCGACACTATCAAGGAATTCGAGCGCAAAACCATTGGAAACGTTGTACAGCTCTAG